The bacterium genome includes a window with the following:
- a CDS encoding Hsp20/alpha crystallin family protein: MSEKYLSKWEPFRDLVSMRTDVDRLFESFFGKEMKMTESMWHPLIDIAEHDGVIEVKAEVPGMQKEDIKVSVRDNMLQISGERKQEIEKKDKTYHVLERSYGKFVRTIDLPAQVDADRIKANYKDGVLTIVLQKPESLKPKNIEVNLN, from the coding sequence ATGTCAGAAAAATATCTAAGCAAATGGGAGCCGTTCCGGGATCTAGTGAGCATGAGGACTGACGTTGACCGTCTTTTCGAGTCTTTCTTTGGCAAGGAGATGAAGATGACGGAATCCATGTGGCATCCGCTGATCGACATTGCCGAGCATGACGGCGTGATCGAGGTAAAGGCTGAGGTCCCGGGAATGCAGAAGGAAGATATCAAAGTGTCGGTGCGCGACAATATGCTTCAGATCTCTGGGGAGAGAAAGCAGGAAATCGAGAAGAAAGATAAAACGTATCACGTGCTCGAACGTTCCTATGGAAAATTTGTGCGCACCATAGATCTGCCTGCCCAAGTCGATGCCGACAGGATAAAAGCGAACTACAAAGACGGTGTTCTAACGATTGTTCTTCAGAAGCCAGAATCACTTAAGCCCAAAAACATTGAAGTCAATTTAAATTGA